A portion of the Sus scrofa isolate TJ Tabasco breed Duroc chromosome 5, Sscrofa11.1, whole genome shotgun sequence genome contains these proteins:
- the LOC100127131 gene encoding tubulin alpha-1C chain isoform X2 yields MRECISIHVGQAGVQIGNACWELYCLEHGIQPDGQMPSDKTIGGGDDSFNTFFSETGAGKHVPRAVFVDLEPTVIDEVRTGTYRQLFHPEQLITGKEDAANNYARGHYTIGKEIIDLVLDRIRKLADQCTGLQGFLVFHSFGGGTGSGFTSLLMERLSVDYGKKSKLEFSIYPAPQVSTAVVEPYNSILTTHTTLEHSDCAFMVDNEAIYDICRRNLDIERPTYTNLNRLMSQIVSSITASLRFDGALNVDLTEFQTNLVPYPRIHFPLATYAPVISAEKAYHEQLTVAEITNACFEPANQMVKCDPRHGKYMACCLLYRGDVVPKDVNAAIATIKTKRSIQFVDWCPTGFKVGINYQPPTVVPGGDLAKVQRAVCMLSNTTAIAEAWARLDHKFDLMYAKRAFVHWYVGEGMEEGEFSEAREDMAALEKDYEEVGADSAEGEDEGEEY; encoded by the exons ATG CGTGAGTGCATCTCCATCCACGTTGGCCAAGCTGGTGTCCAGATCGGCAATGCCTGCTGGGAGCTCTACTGCCTGGAACACGGCATCCAGCCCGATGGCCAGATGCCGAGTGACAAGACCATTGGGGGAGGAGATGACTCCTTCAACACCTTCTTCAGTGAGACAGGAGCTGGCAAGCATGTGCCCAGGGCAGTGTTTGTAGACCTGGAACCCACAGTCATTG atgAAGTTCGCACTGGCACCTACCGCCAGCTCTTCCACCCTGAGCAGCTCATCACAGGCAAGGAAGATGCTGCCAATAACTATGCCCGAGGTCACTACACCATTGGCAAGGAGATCATTGACCTCGTCTTGGACCGAATTCGGAAACTG GCTGACCAGTGCACAGGTCTTCAGGGCTTCTTGGTTTTCCACAGCTTTGGCGGGGGAACGGGTTCTGGGTTCACCTCCCTGCTGATGGAACGTCTCTCTGTCGATTATGGCAAGAAGTCCAAGCTGGAGTTCTCCATTTACCCAGCCCCCCAGGTTTCCACAGCTGTAGTTGAGCCCTAcaactccatcctcaccacccacaCCACCCTGGAGCACTCTGATTGTGCCTTCATGGTAGACAATGAGGCCATCTATGACATCTGTCGTAGAAACCTCGATATTGAACGCCCAACCTACACTAATCTGAACCGCCTCATGAGCCAAATTGTGTCCTCCATCACTGCTTCCCTGAGGTTTGATGGGGCCCTGAATGTTGATCTGACAGAATTCCAGACCAACCTGGTGCCCTACCCCCGCATCCATTTCCCTCTGGCCACATACGCCCCCGTCATCTCTGCTGAGAAAGCCTACCATGAACAGCTTACTGTAGCAGAGATCACTAATGCTTGCTTTGAGCCAGCCAACCAGATGGTGAAATGTGACCCTCGCCATGGTAAATACATGGCCTGCTGCCTGTTGTACCGTGGTGACGTGGTTCCCAAAGACGTCAATGCCGCCATCGCCACCATCAAGACCAAGCGCAGCATCCAGTTTGTGGACTGGTGCCCCACTGGCTTCAAGGTTGGCATTAATTACCAGCCCCCCACTGTGGTCCCTGGTGGAGACCTGGCCAAAGTACAGCGGGCAGTGTGCATGCTGagcaacaccacagccatcgcTGAGGCCTGGGCTCGCCTGGACCACAAGTTTGACCTGATGTATGCCAAGCGTGCCTTTGTTCACTGGTACGTGGGTGAGGGCATGGAGGAAGGAGAGTTTTCTGAGGCCCGTGAGGACATGGCTGCCCTTGAGAAGGATTACGAGGAGGTTGGGGCAGACAGTGCTGAGGGAGAAGATGAGGGTGAAGAGTATTAA
- the LOC100127131 gene encoding tubulin alpha-1C chain isoform X3 codes for MPSDKTIGGGDDSFNTFFSETGAGKHVPRAVFVDLEPTVIDEVRTGTYRQLFHPEQLITGKEDAANNYARGHYTIGKEIIDLVLDRIRKLADQCTGLQGFLVFHSFGGGTGSGFTSLLMERLSVDYGKKSKLEFSIYPAPQVSTAVVEPYNSILTTHTTLEHSDCAFMVDNEAIYDICRRNLDIERPTYTNLNRLMSQIVSSITASLRFDGALNVDLTEFQTNLVPYPRIHFPLATYAPVISAEKAYHEQLTVAEITNACFEPANQMVKCDPRHGKYMACCLLYRGDVVPKDVNAAIATIKTKRSIQFVDWCPTGFKVGINYQPPTVVPGGDLAKVQRAVCMLSNTTAIAEAWARLDHKFDLMYAKRAFVHWYVGEGMEEGEFSEAREDMAALEKDYEEVGADSAEGEDEGEEY; via the exons ATGCCGAGTGACAAGACCATTGGGGGAGGAGATGACTCCTTCAACACCTTCTTCAGTGAGACAGGAGCTGGCAAGCATGTGCCCAGGGCAGTGTTTGTAGACCTGGAACCCACAGTCATTG atgAAGTTCGCACTGGCACCTACCGCCAGCTCTTCCACCCTGAGCAGCTCATCACAGGCAAGGAAGATGCTGCCAATAACTATGCCCGAGGTCACTACACCATTGGCAAGGAGATCATTGACCTCGTCTTGGACCGAATTCGGAAACTG GCTGACCAGTGCACAGGTCTTCAGGGCTTCTTGGTTTTCCACAGCTTTGGCGGGGGAACGGGTTCTGGGTTCACCTCCCTGCTGATGGAACGTCTCTCTGTCGATTATGGCAAGAAGTCCAAGCTGGAGTTCTCCATTTACCCAGCCCCCCAGGTTTCCACAGCTGTAGTTGAGCCCTAcaactccatcctcaccacccacaCCACCCTGGAGCACTCTGATTGTGCCTTCATGGTAGACAATGAGGCCATCTATGACATCTGTCGTAGAAACCTCGATATTGAACGCCCAACCTACACTAATCTGAACCGCCTCATGAGCCAAATTGTGTCCTCCATCACTGCTTCCCTGAGGTTTGATGGGGCCCTGAATGTTGATCTGACAGAATTCCAGACCAACCTGGTGCCCTACCCCCGCATCCATTTCCCTCTGGCCACATACGCCCCCGTCATCTCTGCTGAGAAAGCCTACCATGAACAGCTTACTGTAGCAGAGATCACTAATGCTTGCTTTGAGCCAGCCAACCAGATGGTGAAATGTGACCCTCGCCATGGTAAATACATGGCCTGCTGCCTGTTGTACCGTGGTGACGTGGTTCCCAAAGACGTCAATGCCGCCATCGCCACCATCAAGACCAAGCGCAGCATCCAGTTTGTGGACTGGTGCCCCACTGGCTTCAAGGTTGGCATTAATTACCAGCCCCCCACTGTGGTCCCTGGTGGAGACCTGGCCAAAGTACAGCGGGCAGTGTGCATGCTGagcaacaccacagccatcgcTGAGGCCTGGGCTCGCCTGGACCACAAGTTTGACCTGATGTATGCCAAGCGTGCCTTTGTTCACTGGTACGTGGGTGAGGGCATGGAGGAAGGAGAGTTTTCTGAGGCCCGTGAGGACATGGCTGCCCTTGAGAAGGATTACGAGGAGGTTGGGGCAGACAGTGCTGAGGGAGAAGATGAGGGTGAAGAGTATTAA